Proteins from a single region of Oryza brachyantha chromosome 6, ObraRS2, whole genome shotgun sequence:
- the LOC102719969 gene encoding mediator of RNA polymerase II transcription subunit 6: MSGTPLPPPAQPPPGGPGPEGAAALPPPPGTDMTGICFRDQLWLNTYPLDRNLVFDYFALSPFYDLTCNNETLRSRQIHPLDMSHLTKMTGMEYVLSDVMEPHLFVIRKQRRESPEKSHAMLAYYILDGSIYQAPQLCGVFASRISRAMHHISKAFTTACSKLEKIGHVEAEPDTTASESKTQKETIDLKELKRVDHILMSLQRKLQPAPPPPPFPEGYVPSEQEKAQDDLLASEALPPQIDPIIDQGPAKRPRFQ; encoded by the exons ATGTCGGGGACGCCGCTCCCCCCACcggcgcagccgccgccggggggCCCCGGGCCCGAGGGCGCGGCCGCCCTCCCTCCCCCACCGGGCACGGACATGACGGGGATCTGCTTCCGCGACCAGCTCTGGCTCAACACCTACCCGCTCGACCGCAACCTCGTCTTCGACTACTTCGCGCTCTCCCCCTTCTACGACCTCACCTGCAACAACGAGACCCTCCGCTCGCGCCAAATCCACCCCCTCGACATGTCGCACCTCAC GAAGATGACGGGGATGGAGTACGTGCTCAGCGACGTGATGGAGCCGCACCTGTTCGTGATCCGCAAGCAGAGACGGGAGAGCCCCGAGAAGTCCCACGCCATGCTCGCCTACTACATCCTCGATGGCTCCATCTACCAGGCGCCCCAGCTCTGCGGCGTCTTCGCCTCCCGCATC AGTAGGGCTATGCATCACATATCAAAAGCTTTTACCACGGCCTGTTCAAAATTGGAGAAAATTGGGCATG TTGAAGCAGAGCCTGACACGACAGCTTCTGAATCAAAGACGCAGAAGGAAACAATTGACTTGAAGGAGTTAAAGCGGGTTGACCATATCCTAATGTCTTTGCAAAGGAAG CTGCAACCtgctcctccccctccacctTTCCCAGAGGGCTATGTTCCATCAGAACAAGAGAAAGCACAGGATGATCTGTTGGCCTCAGAGGCACTGCCTCCCCAGATTGACCCTATCATTGATCAAGGCCCTGCAAAAAGACCTAGATTCCAATGA